Genomic window (Dictyoglomus thermophilum H-6-12):
TATTATTTTCAATCTGCTTTTTTCGTCAAAGATAAGTTTTTTTTCTCCTTTGATTTTTTTTACAGATTCATCACTGTTGATACCAACTATCAAGATATCTCCAAGACTTTTAGCTTTTTCAAGGAGGGTGATATGACCTGGGTGTAGTATTTCGAAACAACCATTAGTAAAAACTATAATTTTATTCTCTTTCCTTAAATTATCGGCTATTTCTGATATCTCTTCTTTTGTTTTGATTTTTCTCTCAGAATTCCACATAATTTTTATCTATTTTTATATTTTGAGGAATTACTTGCACAATTTCTTCAGGAGTCACAGTACTAGTTCCTAATTTTCTCACCACTACACTAGCAGCAAAATTTGATATGAGAGCAGCTTCGAGAGAGTTTGCTCCACAAGATAGGGCTAAGGATAATGCAGATATTACAGTATCTCCAGCTCCTGTCACATCTCTAACCTCTACCTTAAGGGCAGGAATGTAATAGTAGGAATCTTTTTGATAAAGAAGCATTCCTTTTTCTCCTCTTGTAATGATTATTCCTTCCCCTTCTATTATTTCTAAGAGCTTTTGAGCACAAGATATGATATCAAAGTTTTCCTCCATGTCTGTGGCAATCTTTGCCTCTTTTTCGTTAGGGGTGATGTAGTTTACTCCTTTGTACTTGGTAAAATCTTTTCCCTTCGGATCTGTTAATATTTTTTTACCTTTAGCTTTGGCAAGGTCAATAACCTTTTTTGTAAAAGAGGGTGTAAGTACTCCTTTTGCATAATCCGAAAGGAGAAAAAGATCTATTTTGTCAATATTTTCCTCAACTTTTTTTAGTAAGTTTATCTCTATTTCCCCCTTTATAGGGTGTCTTTTTTCTCTATCCATTCTTACTACTTGTTGACTTAGTGCAATAAGTCTTGTCTTAGTAGTTGTAGGTCGTTCTTTATCTTTTATCATAAAGTTTTCTATTTCTTTTTGTTGAAGAAGATTTAAAATTTTTTCTGCTCCCTGATCATCTCCTACTACTCCAAAAAGGATAGGCTCTCCTCCGAGGCTTTTTATGTTATTAGCTACATTTCCTGCCCCTCCAAGCACATATTTTTCTTCTTCAATTTCTAAAATAGGGACAGGAGCCTCAGGCGAGATTCTTTCAATCTTCCCTATGATGTATTCATCGATCATAATGTCACCTATTACTGCGATTCTTTTTCCTTTCCAAGATTGAGTTATTTCTAAGAGTCTTTCTCTAATATCCATTTTGCTGCCTCCAATAAGTTTTTGGCTGAAAAATCAGCAAGAGGATCCTCCTTCCCTAATATTATGGTTTTACATCCAGCTTTTTTACCTGCTTCTACATCACTACTTTTGTCTCCAATCATATAAGATTTTTCTAAATCTATATTCCAATCTTTTGCTGCTTGAAGTAACATTCCTGGGTTTGGTTTTCTGCATTCTCCCTCAAGATAAGGACAATAATAAAAATCATCTATATAGACTTCCTCTTTTGACAGAGTGTAGTATAAGTATCTATGGAATTTATCTACATCTTCTGTAGTATAGTAACCTCTCTCTACTCCAGACTGATTAGTCACTACAATAATTAGAAATTTCTTTTGTAATAGTTTTAGAGCCTCTATCACATAGGGTAAAATTATCAGATCTTCTGGTTTATAAACATAACCTTTGTCTTCATTTATAGTCCCATCTCTATCAAGGAAAATAGCACGATTTTTAGATGGGAATAATTCTTCTTCTATTAGATCACATAAGATATGTCCTATGGTAATATGGGCTTCTTGAATATGGGGGGTCATGTGAAAGGGTACAACAATAGAGATATCAGCATATTTAATCATCTCTCCTCCGTTTTTTCCAGAGAGAGCTATGGTTGTTCCTTTAAGTTCTTTTGCTTTTTTTAAGGCTTTTACTACATTAGGAGAATTTCCTGATGTGCTTATCCCAATGACCACATCTTCTTCTTCTAAAAGAGCTTCAACCTGTCTTTCAAATACCTCATCGAATCCGTAATCATTAGATATAGAGGTAAGATTTGAAGAGTTTGTGGTAAGGGCGATGGCAGGAATGCCTTTTCTCTCTTTTAGAAATCTTCCTACAAGTTCTGCAACTATGTGCTGAGCATCTGCAGCGCTTCCCCCGTTTCCAAAAATAAGTACTTTTTTACCTTTTTTGTACTTTTCCACAATCATCTTTGCAGCCTTTTTGATATCGGGTAGTAGATATTCTTCTACAAGTTTTAAGGTAAAGTTATGTTTCTTGAGTCTAACTTTTATTCTTTCTTCCATTATTGCCTTCCTACTCCTTTATAAATAAATCCCATCTCTTTTATGGTTTTAGGATCGAGTAGGTTTACTCCATCAATTATTATAGGGGTTTTCATTACATCTTTTATTTTTCTAAAATCTAATTCTTTAAACTCTTTCCATCCTGTGAGGATAACAAGACAATTGGAGTCTTTAGCTACATCGTAGGGATTATCATAATACTCAATATCTTGAATTTCTTTTTTTGCCTCATCTATTCCTAATGGATCATAAGCTTTAATTTTCGCTCCATCATTCTTAAGCATTTTTATTATTCTTAGAGCCAATGAATTCCTTACATCATTTGTATCAGGTTTGAAGGTGAGTCCTAATATACCTATGGTTTGATTATCTAAAAATTCCCCTAAGAAGAATTTGATTTTATAGATGATTTGTCTTATTTGATGCTCATTTTTTTCAAAAATACTTATAAGTAGACTTGGGTGATATCCCTCTTTTTCTGCCATTTTAATAAGGCCCATAAGATCTTTTCCTAAGCATGGTCCTCCAAATCCAATACCAGGCTGTAGATAATCTTTTCCTATTCTTTTGTCATATTTCATTCCTTCGATAACTTCTTTTATGTCAATTCCAAATTTTTCTG
Coding sequences:
- the rfaE1 gene encoding D-glycero-beta-D-manno-heptose-7-phosphate kinase, with the protein product MDIRERLLEITQSWKGKRIAVIGDIMIDEYIIGKIERISPEAPVPILEIEEEKYVLGGAGNVANNIKSLGGEPILFGVVGDDQGAEKILNLLQQKEIENFMIKDKERPTTTKTRLIALSQQVVRMDREKRHPIKGEIEINLLKKVEENIDKIDLFLLSDYAKGVLTPSFTKKVIDLAKAKGKKILTDPKGKDFTKYKGVNYITPNEKEAKIATDMEENFDIISCAQKLLEIIEGEGIIITRGEKGMLLYQKDSYYYIPALKVEVRDVTGAGDTVISALSLALSCGANSLEAALISNFAASVVVRKLGTSTVTPEEIVQVIPQNIKIDKNYVEF
- a CDS encoding D-glycero-alpha-D-manno-heptose-1,7-bisphosphate 7-phosphatase — its product is MEEELFPSKNRAIFLDRDGTINEDKGYVYKPEDLIILPYVIEALKLLQKKFLIIVVTNQSGVERGYYTTEDVDKFHRYLYYTLSKEEVYIDDFYYCPYLEGECRKPNPGMLLQAAKDWNIDLEKSYMIGDKSSDVEAGKKAGCKTIILGKEDPLADFSAKNLLEAAKWILEKDS
- the rfaE2 gene encoding D-glycero-beta-D-manno-heptose 1-phosphate adenylyltransferase, producing the protein MWNSERKIKTKEEISEIADNLRKENKIIVFTNGCFEILHPGHITLLEKAKSLGDILIVGINSDESVKKIKGEKKLIFDEKSRLKIISSLECVDYTVLFDEETPENIIRTIKPHIHVKGGDYKEEDLPEAKIVKSYGGKVIIVPLLEGFSTTQIINRILTLYKDH